A portion of the Paenibacillus hamazuiensis genome contains these proteins:
- a CDS encoding histidine kinase, with translation MDNFRRKTPEEIFHSISRLRRGTLKIYIGPVSGSGKTYHMLRDGNALKQRGIDVVICAVSTLQRPETVEQLGDLERVPSIHWRQGEAEFKDLNLDVLLERNPEVVLADGLAHRNRPGARFPTRLDDIKFLLANGISVITTVNVYELEGYTEIARKLTGIDVKNTVPADTLELADEVRLIDVTPEAILSRLAEGHFKVNKDLSLFRRGNLGVLRELALRLVAGEVNESLEEHREEMGLVGPSGASERILVSTQYHWNGSIYIRRGEQIAKRLNGDLRVVTFRNFKRPLSKEAAAFRRSMIKLAGKIGCGLEELPFRGRRSIPDALVKYASQHNVTRIVMGHTKHSRWQELRQGSIVNRLLRKMRNIDLFLIADRAEHDGERILPAILTPNREFEKYRRLSEEEVAEKIHKIKRGKFKIYIGAAPGVGKTYTMLREGNDLLKKGVDVRIGLLETHNRKETTAQIGSLGIIPRQIIPYRGVGLEEMDTAAIVRSCSEVVLIDELAHTNVPGSKNRKRYEDVMEILDSGINVIATVNVQHLESLNDAVEQITGIRVRETVPDSILRMADEVQLIDVSPEALRQRMREGKIYAKSKIDQALNHFFKTGNLIALRELALREIADDVDERLESLERKSSLRGPWRRKELIFVCVNLTPCAERLIRRGFRTAYRLKAAWYVNYVHIGGPPTAELQKRLESLETLTARLGGTFVVHKGAHIRQIAGILSGKADEAGATQLVIGQSKQNLRNKLRQGSLVNRLIRLSRHRDVLVVADYDPNLAL, from the coding sequence ATGGACAACTTTCGCAGAAAAACGCCGGAGGAAATTTTTCATTCCATCTCCAGGCTTCGTCGCGGCACCTTGAAAATTTACATCGGGCCGGTGAGCGGCTCCGGCAAAACGTATCATATGCTGCGCGACGGGAACGCCCTGAAGCAGCGGGGAATCGATGTCGTGATCTGCGCCGTTTCCACGCTTCAGCGGCCGGAAACCGTAGAGCAGCTGGGCGATCTGGAACGGGTGCCGAGCATCCATTGGCGGCAAGGGGAAGCGGAGTTTAAGGATTTGAACCTCGACGTTTTGCTGGAGAGGAACCCGGAAGTGGTGCTCGCGGACGGGCTGGCTCACCGGAACCGGCCCGGAGCGCGGTTTCCGACTCGTCTGGACGATATCAAGTTTCTGCTTGCGAACGGCATCAGCGTCATCACGACGGTTAACGTGTATGAGCTGGAGGGCTATACGGAAATCGCCCGCAAGCTGACCGGAATCGATGTGAAAAATACCGTTCCCGCCGATACGTTGGAGCTTGCCGATGAGGTGCGGCTTATCGATGTGACCCCGGAAGCGATTCTTAGCCGGCTTGCGGAAGGGCACTTCAAGGTGAACAAAGATTTGTCCCTCTTCAGGCGCGGCAATTTAGGCGTCCTGAGGGAGCTCGCTCTTAGGCTCGTTGCCGGAGAAGTGAACGAGTCTCTGGAGGAGCACCGCGAGGAGATGGGGCTTGTCGGGCCATCCGGCGCCAGCGAACGTATTCTCGTATCGACGCAGTACCATTGGAACGGCTCCATCTACATCCGCCGCGGCGAGCAGATTGCCAAAAGGCTGAACGGGGATTTGCGGGTAGTCACGTTCCGCAATTTCAAGAGGCCGCTGTCCAAAGAAGCCGCGGCGTTTCGCAGAAGCATGATCAAGCTCGCCGGGAAGATCGGCTGCGGACTCGAGGAGCTGCCTTTCCGGGGCCGCCGGAGCATTCCGGATGCGTTGGTCAAGTATGCCTCCCAACATAACGTGACGCGAATCGTGATGGGACATACGAAGCATTCCCGGTGGCAGGAGCTGCGGCAAGGCTCGATCGTCAATCGGCTTCTGAGGAAGATGAGAAATATCGATTTGTTTCTCATTGCCGATCGGGCCGAACACGATGGCGAACGGATTTTGCCGGCAATACTGACGCCAAATCGTGAATTCGAAAAATACCGCCGGCTGAGCGAAGAGGAAGTCGCCGAGAAAATACACAAAATCAAACGCGGCAAGTTTAAAATATATATAGGCGCTGCGCCGGGTGTGGGCAAAACGTACACGATGCTGCGCGAAGGCAACGACTTGCTGAAAAAAGGGGTCGATGTGCGGATCGGACTGCTCGAAACCCATAACCGCAAAGAAACGACCGCTCAAATCGGATCCCTCGGCATCATTCCGCGGCAAATCATCCCGTACCGGGGCGTTGGACTGGAGGAGATGGATACGGCGGCCATTGTCCGCAGCTGTTCGGAAGTGGTGCTGATCGACGAGCTCGCCCATACGAACGTTCCGGGAAGCAAAAACCGCAAGCGCTACGAGGATGTGATGGAGATTCTAGATAGCGGGATCAACGTCATCGCCACCGTCAATGTTCAGCACCTCGAAAGCCTGAACGATGCGGTGGAGCAAATCACCGGCATACGGGTAAGGGAAACAGTGCCCGACAGCATTTTGCGTATGGCGGATGAGGTGCAGCTGATCGATGTTTCTCCGGAGGCGTTGCGGCAGCGGATGCGCGAAGGTAAAATATACGCTAAAAGCAAGATCGATCAAGCGCTGAATCATTTTTTCAAAACGGGAAATCTGATCGCCTTGCGCGAGCTGGCTCTTCGGGAAATCGCCGACGACGTCGACGAAAGATTGGAGTCGCTGGAACGGAAAAGCTCGCTTCGCGGTCCGTGGCGGAGAAAGGAACTGATTTTCGTTTGCGTCAATCTCACTCCCTGCGCCGAGCGGCTCATCCGCCGCGGTTTTCGCACGGCTTACCGGCTAAAAGCGGCCTGGTACGTCAATTATGTTCACATAGGCGGGCCGCCGACCGCAGAGCTGCAAAAAAGACTGGAGTCGCTTGAAACGTTAACTGCCCGTCTGGGCGGCACGTTTGTCGTCCATAAAGGAGCGCATATTCGGCAAATCGCGGGGATATTATCCGGGAAAGCGGATGAAGCGGGAGCCACCCAACTGGTTATCGGTCAATCGAAGCAAAATTTGCGGAACAAGTTGCGGCAAGGTTCGTTGGTCAATCGGCTCATCCGTTTGTCTCGCCATCGGGACGTCCTGGTCGTGGCGGACTATGACCCGAACCTGGCGTTATAG
- a CDS encoding ATP-binding protein, with protein MERSRNGKHTIISKRGRSRIGEWFRRKAVFVREDEAGTSSIFSWSPYVWITALIGLLTAVLHPFGLFLDPVNIALIYLIPVLLSAAYGGIGPSFYAALLGVLAFDFFFVPPFLSFTVADLRYLISFAVFLAVAGLTGSLAARLKQQLRFSKQREAHTASLYELSRQMSAITDIHSLLANVTRKVSEMIQTQAAIYLPDEHDELRLTAASPGHSDGGQSESERMIAKWVFQHGEAAGKGSGVLRETSGFYVPLRTEDRVYGVLAIKLEKESGAIPPDTRRLLEALGGLAAIAIARLKLTEEARIAHLSAESEKLRTALLDSVSHELRTPLATIIGSATGLIEGDKLFSPEDRLELLAAIRDGALRMNRLVANLLGMVKLESGMLQLRKKWCDLEDIIGVVLAQVKDFQQHREINVKLPERVPVLLGDEVLLEQMLVNVVSNSIKYSPDYSRIAISVKADEDNVEISVADSGVGLSAADRERIFEKFYRAGRTKHIPGTGLGLAICKGIAELHGGTISAQPNVEGGTVMTIALPQNEESRRNPSLQEGRNYNDDEPG; from the coding sequence TTGGAACGCAGCCGCAACGGGAAACATACGATCATCTCAAAACGGGGACGATCGCGAATCGGGGAATGGTTCCGCCGCAAAGCGGTCTTCGTCCGGGAAGACGAAGCAGGAACTTCGTCAATCTTCTCATGGTCTCCCTATGTCTGGATCACGGCGCTGATCGGATTGCTCACCGCAGTGCTTCACCCTTTCGGGCTTTTTCTCGATCCGGTGAACATAGCGCTTATTTATTTGATCCCGGTCCTGTTAAGCGCCGCATACGGAGGAATAGGGCCGTCATTTTATGCGGCGCTTCTGGGCGTTCTCGCGTTTGACTTCTTTTTTGTCCCGCCGTTTCTCAGCTTCACGGTGGCGGATCTGCGCTATCTGATTTCGTTCGCCGTATTTTTGGCTGTGGCCGGCTTAACCGGCAGCCTGGCTGCCCGTTTGAAGCAGCAGCTGCGGTTCTCGAAGCAGCGGGAAGCTCACACAGCCTCGCTTTATGAGCTGAGCCGGCAAATGAGCGCGATCACGGACATTCATTCGCTGCTCGCGAACGTAACCCGGAAGGTCTCCGAAATGATCCAAACGCAAGCGGCCATATATTTGCCGGATGAGCATGATGAACTGAGGCTTACAGCGGCATCCCCCGGCCATTCCGATGGGGGGCAAAGCGAGTCGGAACGGATGATAGCCAAGTGGGTTTTTCAGCATGGAGAAGCGGCAGGGAAGGGGTCGGGCGTACTGAGAGAAACGTCCGGGTTTTACGTTCCTTTGCGCACCGAGGATCGGGTCTACGGGGTTTTGGCGATCAAGCTTGAAAAAGAGAGCGGAGCAATTCCTCCGGATACCCGGCGTTTGCTTGAGGCTCTGGGCGGACTCGCCGCGATCGCCATCGCCCGCCTGAAGCTGACGGAGGAAGCCAGGATCGCTCATTTGTCGGCGGAGTCGGAAAAGCTGCGGACGGCGCTGCTCGATTCCGTCTCTCACGAGCTGAGAACACCGCTCGCCACCATCATCGGCTCCGCAACCGGACTGATCGAAGGAGACAAGCTTTTTTCCCCCGAAGACAGGCTGGAGCTTCTTGCTGCGATTCGGGACGGAGCGCTGCGAATGAATCGTCTTGTCGCCAACCTGCTCGGTATGGTGAAATTGGAAAGCGGCATGCTGCAGCTGCGGAAAAAGTGGTGCGATCTCGAAGATATCATCGGGGTGGTGCTGGCGCAGGTGAAAGATTTCCAGCAGCATCGGGAAATAAACGTAAAATTGCCGGAACGCGTTCCTGTGCTTTTGGGCGATGAAGTGCTGCTGGAGCAAATGCTTGTAAATGTCGTGAGCAACTCCATTAAATATTCTCCCGATTACAGCCGGATTGCGATATCGGTTAAAGCGGACGAAGACAATGTCGAGATAAGCGTCGCGGATTCCGGAGTCGGTCTGTCCGCGGCTGACCGGGAACGCATTTTTGAAAAATTTTACCGGGCGGGCCGGACCAAACATATACCCGGAACCGGCCTCGGACTTGCCATCTGCAAAGGAATCGCCGAACTGCACGGGGGGACGATTTCCGCACAGCCGAATGTTGAAGGAGGCACGGTCATGACGATTGCTCTTCCACAGAACGAGGAAAGCAGGCGGAATCCGTCGCTTCAAGAGGGGAGAAACTACAACGATGACGAACCCGGATAA
- a CDS encoding response regulator: MTNPDNGARILIIDDEPQIRKLLKVTLQAHRFDIFEASAGEEGILQASVSHPDLIVLDLGLPDISGMDVLLRIREWSSVPVIVLTAKEREEDKIAALDSGADDYVTKPFGMGELLARIRVALRHVAKSANEPVLEFGELKIDLAHRSVELHGERLKLTPTEYDLLKVLALSAGKVITQRQLLQQVWGGHHHESDSHYLRVYIGHLRKKLEEDPTRPKFIVTEPGIGYRFLSRD, translated from the coding sequence ATGACGAACCCGGATAATGGCGCGCGCATTTTAATCATTGACGACGAACCGCAAATCCGCAAATTGCTGAAAGTTACGCTGCAGGCCCATCGTTTTGACATATTTGAAGCGTCTGCCGGCGAAGAGGGGATTTTGCAGGCATCGGTCAGCCATCCCGACCTGATCGTGCTCGATTTGGGTCTCCCCGATATTTCCGGCATGGACGTGCTGCTGCGTATACGGGAATGGTCAAGCGTGCCGGTGATCGTGCTTACGGCGAAGGAGCGGGAGGAGGATAAAATCGCTGCGCTTGATAGCGGCGCCGACGACTACGTCACCAAGCCGTTCGGCATGGGGGAACTGCTGGCGCGGATCCGCGTGGCTCTCCGTCATGTGGCCAAATCGGCCAATGAGCCGGTGCTTGAGTTCGGCGAGCTGAAGATCGATTTGGCTCATCGCTCCGTCGAACTTCACGGGGAACGCTTGAAGCTGACGCCGACCGAATACGATTTGCTGAAGGTGCTGGCGTTAAGCGCCGGTAAGGTCATCACCCAGCGCCAGCTGCTTCAGCAGGTTTGGGGCGGTCACCATCATGAATCGGACAGCCACTATTTGCGGGTGTATATCGGCCATTTGCGGAAAAAACTGGAGGAAGACCCGACAAGACCGAAGTTTATCGTTACGGAGCCGGGGATCGGGTACCGGTTTCTTTCCCGGGATTAA
- a CDS encoding Rrf2 family transcriptional regulator: protein MMQISTRFSMAVHSLTLIAVNPNECTGDYIAGSVNTNPVVIRRIMGMLKKAGLVDVRPGVGGASLLKDPDRITLLDVYRAVNATEENQLFRIHENSNIACQVGRNIEQLLQEELKDAQSVMEQRLARTTIAQLIGKIE from the coding sequence ATGATGCAAATCAGTACGCGCTTTTCCATGGCGGTGCATTCCCTTACCCTCATTGCGGTCAATCCGAACGAATGCACCGGAGATTACATCGCGGGCAGCGTCAATACGAATCCTGTCGTCATCCGGAGAATTATGGGCATGCTGAAGAAGGCCGGATTGGTGGACGTTCGTCCCGGGGTAGGCGGCGCTTCTTTGCTCAAAGATCCCGACCGGATTACACTGCTTGACGTGTATCGGGCGGTCAATGCGACGGAGGAGAACCAGCTGTTTCGGATTCACGAAAATTCCAATATCGCTTGCCAGGTCGGGCGCAATATCGAACAGCTCCTTCAGGAAGAATTGAAAGACGCCCAGTCCGTAATGGAACAAAGGTTAGCCCGGACGACGATAGCTCAACTGATCGGCAAGATCGAGTAA
- a CDS encoding SDR family oxidoreductase, with product MKLLVTGATGKLGSKVVEALLKTVPASQLAVSVRNPEKAESLRARGVDVRQGDFDRPETLDAAFAGIDRILIISADGDNETRIRQHTNAVEAAARAKVSFIAYTSVGNASDSKLFLAPPHQAAEKAILNTGIPYSFLRNNWYLENETASIQAVLAGAPWITSAGSGKVGWALQQEYAEAAAAVLTGSGHENTIYELSGKLLTQEELASALGAVLGKEVPVQQVDDAAYAEIMKNAGVPDFVIPILVGIQQGIREGTLEIESSDFEKLLGRPLTPIHEALRQVVSKIS from the coding sequence ATGAAATTGTTAGTGACAGGAGCCACAGGGAAACTGGGCAGCAAAGTGGTGGAGGCGTTATTGAAAACAGTGCCGGCGAGCCAGCTCGCAGTAAGCGTGCGAAACCCGGAGAAAGCGGAAAGCTTACGCGCGCGGGGAGTGGACGTCCGTCAAGGAGATTTCGACCGTCCGGAAACATTGGATGCGGCCTTCGCGGGGATTGACCGGATTCTGATCATTTCCGCAGATGGTGACAATGAAACGAGAATTCGCCAGCATACGAACGCGGTAGAAGCCGCCGCCCGCGCAAAAGTAAGCTTCATCGCTTATACGAGTGTGGGAAATGCGAGCGACAGCAAGCTATTCCTCGCTCCGCCGCACCAAGCCGCGGAAAAAGCCATCCTGAATACCGGCATTCCTTACTCGTTCCTGCGCAACAACTGGTACCTCGAGAACGAAACTGCAAGCATTCAGGCGGTATTGGCGGGAGCGCCTTGGATCACGTCCGCAGGCTCCGGCAAAGTAGGCTGGGCTCTGCAGCAGGAGTACGCAGAAGCGGCGGCGGCCGTACTGACGGGAAGCGGACATGAGAACACGATCTACGAGCTTTCCGGCAAGCTGCTGACGCAGGAAGAGCTGGCGTCCGCTCTCGGTGCTGTGTTGGGCAAGGAAGTTCCCGTGCAGCAAGTCGACGATGCCGCTTATGCGGAGATTATGAAAAACGCCGGCGTACCGGATTTCGTCATCCCGATTCTCGTTGGAATCCAGCAAGGCATTCGGGAAGGCACCCTGGAGATCGAAAGCAGTGATTTTGAAAAGCTGCTCGGCCGCCCATTAACGCCGATTCACGAAGCTTTGCGTCAAGTTGTCAGCAAGATTTCCTGA
- a CDS encoding AraC family transcriptional regulator, which produces MVIHTPTNLALQKLGIYVRADADDWQYSWPVHTHEGLEVYYFIRGDANYIIGENIYDLSPGDMLLFRGSTIHRVNPSKDVPYIRSYVNFKESFLREQMSEDMFEKLMSMFDSANGTLIRWAPEEREEIETYFRAIHRENERESFGYELVLKTLLIQLLIATYRKAKRLHEIAPAGQQSHSQENVRRILQYINQHFTENFSLQDLSNELHLNKYYMCHCFKEVTGYTINNYIISKRIEEAKKMLRTTDEPIAFISEKLGFNTAVHFSRSFKKFAGVSPQYYRKQGGGQ; this is translated from the coding sequence TTGGTAATTCATACGCCCACTAACCTTGCGCTTCAAAAATTGGGGATTTACGTCAGGGCGGACGCGGATGATTGGCAGTACAGCTGGCCTGTTCATACTCACGAAGGGCTTGAAGTTTATTATTTCATTCGCGGGGATGCGAATTACATTATTGGAGAAAATATTTACGATTTGTCTCCGGGAGACATGCTTCTGTTCCGGGGAAGCACGATTCACCGGGTGAATCCGTCCAAAGATGTTCCCTATATTCGCAGCTATGTCAACTTCAAGGAGTCTTTTTTGCGGGAACAGATGTCGGAAGATATGTTTGAAAAGCTGATGTCTATGTTCGACTCGGCCAACGGAACGTTGATTCGTTGGGCTCCGGAAGAACGCGAGGAAATCGAAACGTATTTCCGGGCCATTCACCGGGAAAACGAACGGGAGTCGTTCGGATACGAGCTTGTTTTGAAAACGCTGTTGATTCAGTTGTTGATTGCAACCTACCGAAAAGCCAAAAGGCTGCATGAAATTGCGCCTGCCGGGCAGCAATCGCACAGCCAGGAAAATGTTCGCCGTATTTTGCAGTATATCAACCAGCATTTTACGGAAAACTTTTCGCTTCAGGATCTGTCGAACGAGCTGCATTTGAATAAATATTACATGTGTCACTGTTTCAAAGAGGTGACCGGTTATACCATCAACAACTATATCATAAGCAAAAGGATTGAAGAAGCCAAGAAGATGCTCCGCACGACCGACGAGCCGATAGCGTTCATATCGGAAAAACTCGGGTTCAACACCGCGGTTCATTTTAGCCGCTCTTTCAAGAAGTTTGCCGGAGTGTCGCCGCAGTATTACCGCAAGCAGGGCGGCGGGCAGTAA
- a CDS encoding ABC transporter substrate-binding protein, with product MNKALKTVSIATVLALSTMSLAACAKKESAGAGTQAGGKKNVTLDFVWFSDGNEGDIMKGIIKDYEAKNTNVKINMIEVPYKDLSTKLKTMIAGGQPPALARISTTELGGFANQAVDLSESNGGLDKYTSQFVDSLKPFYVVNNKAVAAPMDVTANGLIYNKTLFDKAGVKVPTSPDNVWTWDEFSAALKQVMDKGGAKYGLVWDYTPQRWSTMLYQFGGSMMSADGTKATINNDAGVKAAEYFKKLHDDGIMPTSVWFGGENPNNLFRTGTVAAHLAGNWMISNYKDITNFQWGVTYMPKGTQRSSVPGGKFAMAFKKSGVEKEATDFINYISTKEVNAKYTQDALFLSPRKDNAKLDYSFGKDMMEVFSNELANTVPAAATDWSRQTIVPKFSNDLKTTLSEIVAGKTPAKAGLDKVAGLIDKAIAEEKK from the coding sequence ATGAACAAAGCTTTGAAAACGGTATCCATCGCAACCGTACTTGCTCTGTCGACGATGAGTCTGGCAGCTTGCGCCAAGAAAGAATCGGCGGGAGCGGGAACGCAAGCCGGCGGCAAAAAAAATGTCACGCTGGACTTTGTCTGGTTCTCGGACGGTAATGAAGGCGATATCATGAAAGGTATCATTAAAGATTACGAAGCGAAAAATACGAATGTCAAAATCAACATGATCGAAGTTCCTTACAAAGACTTGTCCACGAAATTGAAAACGATGATCGCCGGCGGACAACCTCCTGCGCTTGCCCGGATCAGCACGACGGAGCTTGGCGGATTCGCCAACCAAGCGGTGGACCTGAGCGAAAGCAACGGCGGATTGGACAAGTATACGAGCCAGTTCGTCGATTCCCTGAAGCCGTTTTATGTGGTTAACAATAAAGCGGTTGCCGCACCGATGGACGTTACGGCCAACGGATTGATTTATAACAAAACCTTGTTTGACAAAGCCGGAGTAAAGGTACCGACCTCCCCGGACAATGTGTGGACATGGGACGAATTCTCCGCTGCGCTTAAGCAGGTAATGGACAAAGGCGGAGCCAAATACGGTCTTGTATGGGACTACACGCCGCAGCGCTGGTCGACGATGCTGTATCAATTCGGAGGCAGCATGATGAGCGCGGACGGAACGAAAGCGACGATCAACAACGACGCGGGCGTCAAGGCAGCCGAATACTTCAAAAAGCTGCATGACGACGGGATTATGCCGACATCCGTTTGGTTCGGCGGAGAAAACCCGAATAACCTGTTCCGCACCGGGACGGTAGCCGCTCACCTGGCGGGCAACTGGATGATCAGCAACTATAAGGATATTACGAACTTCCAGTGGGGCGTTACGTATATGCCGAAAGGCACGCAGCGTTCCTCGGTACCGGGCGGCAAATTCGCAATGGCGTTCAAAAAGTCCGGCGTCGAGAAGGAAGCGACGGATTTCATCAACTACATCAGCACTAAAGAAGTGAACGCGAAATATACCCAGGATGCGCTGTTCCTCAGCCCGCGCAAAGACAATGCGAAGCTGGACTACTCCTTCGGCAAGGACATGATGGAAGTGTTCTCGAATGAACTTGCGAACACCGTACCCGCCGCAGCTACGGACTGGTCCAGACAGACGATCGTGCCGAAGTTCAGCAACGATTTGAAGACGACGTTATCGGAAATCGTTGCCGGAAAAACACCGGCGAAGGCAGGCCTTGACAAGGTTGCCGGCTTGATCGACAAAGCGATCGCCGAAGAAAAGAAATAA
- a CDS encoding carbohydrate ABC transporter permease, with protein sequence MSAQASAAKSVKRRSPNQSMGWIPYLFVLPNLLIFTTFIVIPTIIGFIYSFHEYDGLNPMEFVGFDNYKEIFTNGEFWTALGKTAMYAVIVVPLIYCISLAIAMMLIQPLRFKGLFRSVFYWPTMISYIIVGLTWKWIFGDFGILNYMMTLFGSSPVHFLSDSFFANVSVIIATVWSRLGFYMVIFMAGLQAIPTDFYEAARLDGASKPRVFWSITLPLIKPTTVLVVMLSLIEAFKAYPLLFALTGGGPGKETTYIVQYIYETGFAKQELGMASAMSVVLFLLISIFTALQFRLSKGGAD encoded by the coding sequence ATGTCTGCACAAGCCTCGGCGGCCAAGTCGGTGAAAAGGCGGAGTCCGAATCAATCGATGGGATGGATCCCGTATTTGTTCGTACTGCCCAATTTGCTCATTTTCACCACGTTTATTGTGATTCCAACCATTATCGGGTTTATTTATTCCTTCCACGAATACGATGGTTTGAACCCGATGGAATTCGTAGGGTTCGACAATTATAAAGAAATTTTCACGAACGGCGAATTTTGGACCGCGCTCGGGAAAACGGCGATGTATGCCGTTATCGTGGTGCCGCTTATTTACTGTATCTCCCTCGCTATTGCGATGATGCTGATTCAGCCGCTCCGGTTTAAAGGGCTGTTCCGCTCCGTGTTTTATTGGCCTACGATGATTTCGTATATTATCGTCGGTCTGACGTGGAAATGGATTTTCGGCGATTTCGGGATTTTGAATTACATGATGACGTTGTTCGGCTCAAGTCCGGTTCACTTTTTGTCGGATTCGTTTTTTGCTAACGTATCGGTAATTATCGCTACGGTTTGGTCGCGTCTCGGATTTTATATGGTTATTTTCATGGCCGGCCTGCAGGCGATACCGACCGATTTCTACGAGGCGGCAAGGCTTGACGGGGCTTCCAAACCGCGGGTGTTCTGGAGCATTACGCTGCCGCTGATTAAGCCGACGACCGTGCTTGTCGTCATGCTTTCGCTGATCGAAGCGTTTAAGGCTTATCCGTTATTGTTTGCGCTGACAGGCGGCGGGCCGGGAAAAGAGACGACCTATATCGTGCAGTATATTTACGAAACCGGTTTTGCCAAGCAGGAGCTGGGCATGGCCAGCGCGATGTCCGTCGTGTTGTTCCTGTTGATTTCGATATTTACCGCACTGCAGTTCAGATTGTCTAAAGGAGGAGCCGATTAA
- a CDS encoding carbohydrate ABC transporter permease, protein MELKSSAKTALYIILFLLAALWLFPVLWIVISSFKTNNDLYSFPPRFWPQPFTFEHFTDAFEKGNFGRYFMNSAIVTVSSTILLLLINSMAGFALAKYKFKGDALLLVGFVSTLMIPLEVIMIPIFKVLSFLGMFNSLLALIIPPAATPTGVFLLRQYLLTVPDELLEAARMDGASEWRIYSRIILPISKPILAVLAIFSFMWRWDDFLWPLIGISDPSLYTIQLALSNFIGEFNVDWGSLLAMSVITMIPVLVVFIIFQRQFVSGMVTSGMK, encoded by the coding sequence GTGGAACTGAAATCTTCCGCCAAAACTGCTTTGTATATCATTCTTTTCCTGCTAGCCGCATTATGGCTGTTTCCTGTTCTTTGGATCGTTATTTCGTCCTTCAAGACCAACAACGACTTGTACAGCTTCCCGCCGCGGTTCTGGCCGCAGCCGTTTACGTTTGAGCATTTTACGGACGCCTTTGAGAAAGGCAACTTTGGCCGCTACTTCATGAACAGCGCCATCGTAACCGTCAGCTCGACGATTTTGCTGCTGTTGATCAACTCGATGGCCGGGTTCGCGCTGGCTAAATATAAATTTAAGGGCGATGCGCTGCTGCTCGTCGGATTCGTCTCGACCTTGATGATTCCGCTTGAGGTCATCATGATTCCGATCTTCAAGGTGCTCAGCTTCCTCGGGATGTTCAACAGCCTGCTCGCTCTGATCATTCCGCCGGCGGCTACGCCGACAGGCGTATTTCTGCTCAGGCAGTATTTGCTTACGGTACCGGACGAGCTGCTGGAAGCGGCGCGGATGGACGGAGCATCCGAATGGCGGATTTATTCGCGGATCATCCTGCCGATAAGCAAGCCGATTTTGGCCGTACTTGCCATATTTTCGTTCATGTGGCGTTGGGATGACTTCCTGTGGCCGCTCATCGGTATCAGCGATCCGTCCCTGTACACGATTCAACTGGCTTTGTCCAACTTTATAGGGGAATTTAACGTCGATTGGGGCAGCCTGCTTGCCATGTCGGTCATTACGATGATTCCCGTGCTTGTCGTTTTCATCATATTCCAGCGTCAATTCGTCAGCGGTATGGTGACATCCGGAATGAAATAA